In Nostoc punctiforme PCC 73102, the genomic stretch ATTAGCCTGACCTGGTGGTTGACGTAGCCAAATTAAATCAGTCAGTTTTTTATCAGGCTCTACAACTAATAACTTATCTAGCGCCGTCTTTTGTAATGTTGTCAAACTTTTAGTCAACTCAAGACATACTAATTTTTGAGCGCGATGCCTGACCTCCCAGGCTAAACGTTCTACTGTAGAAATAGCTGGAATAATAATTTGGCGCAAGCGCATCTCATCAATCAACACTCCCACAAGCGCCATCCCTTTATCTGACGATATTGCAAAAGGTAATAACCATTTTGAGAATTGCTTGTATGTAGATGTATTAAAAGTATGAAATCCGAAATTGTTTTGAATTTCTGCCAGATGTTCGCGTCGAGTTGTATCCCTTTGGGAATATTCGGTGATGATTGTTGGGTCAAGTTTTAATTGAGATGCAATATAAAACAGTACAGATTCCGGTACTATTTCTCCTAAACTCCAAACACGACCGGGGAAGCGTAGGTAAGATAACTGTACGGCGAAACCAAGACGATTGTGCGGTCTACGACGCTCTTTGATAACTTTGAGTTCGTCATTACTAAAAGTATAGTAGCGAGCTATATCTCTTGTCGTGATAGAATTGGGAATTTCAGTAAATTGAAGTCGTTGTGTCGGAGATAAAAGTTCGCGCGTTGCCAATTAGATACCTGGATATTCAGTTTTTAAGAAGTAGTTTGATTTTGTTTATAATTCGCACCACAGTAAGGGCAGAATTTAAATTTCAATGACATAATTGGTTCATTGCAACTAACACAGCGATTTCGTAAAGCTGTGCCACAAGCAAAGCAATACTTCGACCGTAAATCTGTCCACATTTGGTCAGGGGTAGTTCCTGGAGTCCAACATTTAGGACAAAATTTTAACGTAGTTATTGTTTCTGGAGAGACTTTCTTCGCTGCCGCATCTAGGTACTCCGGTGGTATTCCCAACGCAGCAGCTAGACCGCCTTTAGCCTTTTGATTGAGTCTATTAGTTTGTCCACCCTCAATTTTGCGGATGGTCTGGATATGTATTCCCGCTTTGAAACTCAACTCTTTTTGGGTTAAAGAAAGCTGACCTCGCAATCTCTGGACGTAATTAGCAAGCCCTTCTTCTCCCAATGGTCGCGTTGAATGTTCTGTTACAATCATCAAAATATATCTGAAAATATATTTGTTAATGATAAGTTAATATCTAAACCTTTATTCAAATAAATTGTAAAAAGCTTTTCTAAAGTAATGATGACTTTAGCAGCTTTAGCCACCAAGTTTTTAGAACGTCCAGGACTAGCCAAAAGTACTCTGCGTTCATATCAGTCTACGATTATCCCCTTGCTCAAGGAGTACGGTCGATGGTCAATAGAAATCATCGACAGACAAGTTTTGATGGAATATCTCAATCATTTAACTGATGTTTCCTATACGACCCACCACCGTCATCAAGCTGTAATCACGGCTTTGTTCAGTTTTGCTGTTGATATGGAATATCTCAAATCCAATCCGGTTGCGGGTCTCAGAAGACGTAAACCCAGTCGAGAACAAGGAGAACACGCTACTGATGAGGCTGTGCGTTACCTTACTCCATACCAATTAAGTATCCTGTATCGTGTCATCAAAAAAGATGTTCGTTTGTCTGCATTGGTGCGTTTGTTGCATACTAGTGGCGCTAGGATTGCTGAGGTACTAGCTCTAAATTTAGATGAGATAGACCTCAAAGCCCGAAAATTTCAGGTTGTTGGGAAAGGCAACAAGCAACGGTGGTGTTTTTACAGTGAAGTAGCACTCAATAGTCTAAATCACTACATTGAATATTATAGACATCCTAAGCATCCAGCCCTGTTTACTGCTCAACAGCCAAAGACTTTGGAAGTATCCCGGCTTTCTTACCGCATGGCGCATAAATCCTGGATTAAGCTCATCAGAGATAGTCCTGAACTCCAAGAAATTCGTATTCATGACCTACGGCACACTTTTGCTACAGAGCGAGTGGGATTAATGGGAATTGAAGAACTCAGGGCGCTCATGGGACATGAAAGCATTCAGACAACATTACGGTATCAAAAAGTAACGTCGCAACGTGCAGAAATTGTGGCACAATTGGCGTTGAAAAACCTACCAAATTTTTCTGAATAATTTCAGTATTTAACTGACCAAGTGTGATAATAAAACAATACTTTTGCCAAAACATACTATGCTTGGTGCAGGGAATACATACTACTCTGCACCAACAAAATAAGGGTAATCAACCACTCAGGTAAAACATCAGCCATCGCGCTGAAAAACAATACAACAAGATTATCCATCAAGTGACAAAAAGGGAATTATGTATTTAAACGAGAAAACAGGTCAACCCTGCACAATAATTGAACACACCACAGCAAACGCACCTTATTGCTTAGTTAAGTATGCCGATGGTGTGCGTAAAACTGAGCATTTCGCGGATTTGAAGAGAATTAGGGAAGTTGCAAAATAGGAATTAATTATGAGCAACCCTGACAATCATCCTGTTTTTGAAATTACCGTTACCGAAGAAGATGGAACTTTTTACGAGTCGTTTATTGCGTATGTTGATGGAGATTTATTTCGATGCTTGAAAATTTTAGATTATCCCGAAGACTGGGAAATTGATACAGAAGAACTATCAAAAGATACGCCGGAAGTGAAGTGGTATTTATGCGAATCTCAAATGATTGAAATCGATTGATAAACACTATAGCCTGCTATGCTAGCCAAGACTATGGATATGAACTGGAGAATTTCAATAGGCACACAGCCAAAATATAATACAAGCCAAATGCTATCGAATCATTTTGATAGTTTATTAGCAGATGCCAGATTTAATTTTACCATGCCTAAATACTATTTTAGGGAAAAGTGTATTGGAATTGTACGGTATTGTGAATGTATTGAATGTACCGCTTTTGATTGCTACGAATGCCAAAAGAGAATACCAAAAGGTCAAGAAAATATTATTTACTGGTCGGATGATAACCCACACTACTATTGCCAAGATTGCTTGCCAAAACAATTAGAAGCGATTCAACAAACAGTAGATTACGGGTTAAATGAAACACACGATAGTTTTTAAAATATATGGGGAAAAGAAAATTAAAGCCGGGCGATCGCGTAATCTTTGAATCGCACGATGAACATTGCTTGCCATTTCAGCAAGTTGGCATCGTAAAACGCTATATTTATCCACACTTTCACCCAGATGGATATATTGAAATTGTGGATGAAGCCGGCGATACAATTCTTTACGGCGAAGCAGTCAAAGGGACTCAGAAGGCGAAATGACGAAATGGATATTTTTAAATTTTGTATAATCATCTCATTAAAGCATGGATTTATACAATGAAAATTACTGAAATTTACGTGAGGAATAATTGTTTAGTATTTTGCACCGATGATGGATGTAAATCAATTTATCATTTATCAAATATTGTTGTAGATACAAGCTTATCAATAGATTCGCTCTCTCCCGAAAACCTACCAGAATCAAGAGTAGAAACAATTATTGAAGCTGAAGGCGAGCAAATAGCAATGATTGAAATCAAAGGCCTAATTGGTAGATTAGAAAATGCAGAAAATTGCCTTGAGGCTAATTCTAATGAAGCTTATCACAGCTGCTCTTATTGCTTTTCCGGGCAAATAAACAATATTTTAAATCAACTTTTTAGTTAACCTAGTGAGTTGAAAAGGGAAGGGGAAAGAAACCTTTAACCTTTTCCCAAAACTCAATTCCGAGTTAAAAATGCAAAACCCGAACAGTATTGCGATCCAACGGATGACCTAGATAATGAATGGGGATCTAGAAAGAGAATGACTAGCAAAAAATTTTATGACCCTTTGGAGCATTCACCACAAGAAAATCAACAATACTTGATTACTTTGATAGAAGAAATGCGATCGCTTTTGATTGAAATGCAGCACGGAGAAGAAGATTTTCTACAAGTTTCAAAAGATACTAGAGCAATGCTGTTGGCTGCTGTGTCTGAAGCAGGAAGGTTATTAAAGCCGGCTCAAGAGTACAGCGTAGAAGCTCAAGCTGTAGTTGATTATGGCTTTCAACCAGAGCATCTACTGTAAGGCGTTAAGTCTAAATCTCATAGCAAGGGAATAAAAATAAAAAATGAATATCAAGAGTGAAAATTATGCTGATTTTCAAACTTGGTCAAAGCAAGTTGCATCTTGGCAATGTATTCCTCCGATAGTTTCTATTGACATTGAGCGAGAACGTAGTTGCGTGTGGTTTAATGTAGGTGGCGAAAATCGTCCTCTTGTTAGGTACGCAATTTTTTCCAATATGGGTGGTTGGCAAAGTGGTCATGAGGCTAATGCTGCTGCTAATCCATCGGCTTCTTCATTAGGAGAAGCCAAATATTTATACAACCAACTTATTACTGGCAAGATGAATAATGAAGTCAAGTCAATTTTGACTATTGTTGCAATTGCTAAGTCTAAAAATACTAATATTAGTATTTCTGAGAATCTTATAGCCTGAAAGTCATTCATAGCAATACTTTCAGGCTATCTTTCCTCTCTGAAAGCTTCGCTGTCTCTACGCCAAAGTACACCTATAGGAGGCTCAATCTTACTTACGGGTGTTATTGAAAAATGGGTGGCTAAGATGCTTATGGGGGAAGGCTTTTAGCCTTAGCGTACAATTTTCCCGTTTTGGCACGGTGATGCCAACTACGGTGACATTCTTGTTCGTTCTTTAAAAGGTGGGAGTGAAAACTAATGCAAAATCTCACTCGCATCCATGATTCAACATTACTGACTCAATCGGGCGTTTATCAAATAGATAGAACTTTGTACCGATATCTAGAAAAAACAGGCACAGTTAAAGCACCACAGTATATCTTCCGTCCTCTTTCTGGAGAGAAGAAGAAGGCAGATATCAAGCTGAATGATAAAGCTTTAACTACTCGTTGTTATGTCGTAGAAGGCTTATCTACAAGCAGTTCTGTAATCAATCAACAATCACAGCAATTGTCATTATTTTGAAGTGAATATGAGTCGGCAATCATTACCCCAATTGGTTGTACAAGCCCAACAATTGCTCACACAAATTCCTCAACATCCACAATACCAAGCTTTGCAATTTGATTGTGATGTCAATTTGGGTGATGTAAATCAGTTTTTCAATACTTTGCAATCTGAATGTCAAATTAAAGGCGATCGCACCCACTAACGCCAATCAGTAATGCGAATCGCCAGCTAATAGCATCAGGTATCAATATAAAGGATCTTACAAGATGAGCGACAACATCTTCTTTGCAGCCCTGAACGCGCTAACCCTGAACGGATGCCCCTCGGAACTGGCACAGTCAGCCGCCTCCATTGTGGCTAATGATGATCCCTCGAAACCAGATTTAGGCAGAACCACTGAAGATCAGCAGATTATTCAAGAGACGCTGCCATATTTGCAGAATCAGACTTGGGACTCAACAGGAGCTTATGACAGCTATCAAACTATTGATGATACACCGCATCCCCTAGCTCACGGGCAGTTTTTAGCTAATTTAGGTGGGTTAGTCCCTGACAATCTGATTTTTGCACTGGCAGAAGGTGAGGATTACCCGTTTCAGGTAATGCAGGAATTGGGCATTAGCGAGGATGTGATTGAACGTGCTGAATCCATCCAATCCAGACTGGGTGAGATGAATTATTGGGGTGAATAGCTATGAAGGTTTTGATGAAATTGCTGATGCGAATCTTGCCAGATGAGGTGGTAGAAGAAATCAATGCTGTCAGTCTGGATGAGTTGGATAAACGAGGTTTAATTATTTGGGCAGAGGAGCAAACATGAGCAGAACAGTAAAACTCAAGCTGGATGCACCCGTCACATACGCTGCTTTACAGTCCTTAACGAACATCAGCCAAGAAACCATATTCCAAGCACTCGACGGCAACAAGACCGCCGCCGCAGAGGTGGCAGATTTCAGAATTAAGCAAACCCAACGCGCCCAAAATGCCAAGGCGGTATTCGGTAACTTAAACCAAGGGTTGCAGGCAA encodes the following:
- a CDS encoding double zinc ribbon domain-containing protein, with amino-acid sequence MIVTEHSTRPLGEEGLANYVQRLRGQLSLTQKELSFKAGIHIQTIRKIEGGQTNRLNQKAKGGLAAALGIPPEYLDAAAKKVSPETITTLKFCPKCWTPGTTPDQMWTDLRSKYCFACGTALRNRCVSCNEPIMSLKFKFCPYCGANYKQNQTTS
- a CDS encoding tyrosine-type recombinase/integrase, encoding MMTLAALATKFLERPGLAKSTLRSYQSTIIPLLKEYGRWSIEIIDRQVLMEYLNHLTDVSYTTHHRHQAVITALFSFAVDMEYLKSNPVAGLRRRKPSREQGEHATDEAVRYLTPYQLSILYRVIKKDVRLSALVRLLHTSGARIAEVLALNLDEIDLKARKFQVVGKGNKQRWCFYSEVALNSLNHYIEYYRHPKHPALFTAQQPKTLEVSRLSYRMAHKSWIKLIRDSPELQEIRIHDLRHTFATERVGLMGIEELRALMGHESIQTTLRYQKVTSQRAEIVAQLALKNLPNFSE